The genome window AGGGCGAGGCGATTTCGGGCGAGGCGCCGATGGGATGGGAAGCCATGCTCGACGCGGCCCGGGACGCGGCTGGCGACGACGAGGCGATGCTGTCGGTGATCGAAGATATCCGGGTGGCGGGGACCAAGGGGGTCTCGACCGGGCCGGTCTATTCCATCTCCCGGCTTGCCGCCAAGAAAACAGATACTTACCCGCCACTCCCCTATGACGGCGGCAAATATGCCGAGGTCTATGTGGAGGGCGGGGGCGACTCCGACCTCAACCTCTATGTCTACGATGCCAAGGGCCGGCTGGTGTGCTCGGACACCGACATTTCGGACGTTGCCTATTGCGGCTGGCGCCCGGCGACGAGCGAGAAGTTCACCGTGAAGGTCGAGAACAAGGGCGCCGGCACGAACCGCTATTCCCTGATGACGAACTGAGGATTTGCAATGAAACTCAAGGCTTTGCTTCTTGCCGGCGTGGCCGCCATGGCCGCCCTTCCGGCACTCGCACGCGACAATCACGCGCTGCTCATCGGGGCCTCGACCTACCCGGCCCTCGAGGAGCGGTTCTGGCTGAAAGGCCCCGCGAACGACATCGATCTGGTGCAGACCTACCTGCTGACCAACGACTCGATCCCCTTCGAGGCGGCCCATGTCACGGTGCTGGCGGACGGGATCGAGGGCAAGCAGGCGCCCACGCTTCAGGCGATCCGGGATGCCTTCAAGGCGCTGGCCGAGCGTGTGCAGCCAGGTGATTTTGTGTATCTGCACTTCTCTGGCCACGGGTCGCAGGCCCCGGCCAAAGACCCCGACAGCGAACTCGACGGTCTGGATGAGCTGTTTCTGCCAGTGGATATCGGGCCGTGGAACGACTCGGTGGGCGAGGTCGAGAATGCGCTGGTCGATGACGAGATCGGCGAGTTGATCGGGATGCTCCGGGCGAAGGGCGCGGACGTGTGGGCGGTGTTTGACAGTTGCCATTCGGGCACCGTCACCCGGGCTGCGCCCAACGGCGAGGACGATGAGAAGATGCGCAAGCTGGAGCCCGGCGCGCTGGGTGTTCCGCAGGCGGCGATCACCGATGCAGAGGGTGCCTCGCGCGGGTTGGAAAGCCCCCGCGACCGGGCCGATGCGCCGGTGGCGGAGGAGGAGGAACGCAAGGAGGGAGAGGGGACCTTTGTTGCTTTCTTTGCCGCGCAAACCAATGAAACCACGCCAGAAAAGCTGATGCCCCGGTCGACGAAGGACCGGCTGCAGGGGGTGTTCACCTATACGCTCTTCGAGACGTTGGCGGAGCGCCCCGGGATCACCTATCGCCAGCTTGGGCAGGAGGTGTTGCGCAAGTATTCGGTGAAGAACCTCGCCCGCTCGACGCCGCTGTTCGAGGGCGATCTGGACGGGGTGGTGTTTGGCTCCGGCGAGACGGTCGATGTGCGGCAATGGCCCGCCGAGAAGGGCGAAACCAAGCTGCGGCTTCGGGCGGGCACGCTCCATGGTCTGGCCAGTGGTGAGCGGCTCGCGGTGCTTGGCTCTCCGGCGGATTCCACGGCCGATGCAATCGGCTACGCGACCGTGGACAGCGCAACCACCTTCGGCGCCACGGCGGTTCTGGAAGACGGCAAGACGCTGGACGACGTGCCGCGCGGTGCCTTTCTGCGCAAGGTCGATACCGGCGTGGACCTGACCCTGCGGGTTGCCCTGCCCGAGGGCGAAGGGGCGGTGCATGAAGCCATGAAAGTTGCCGCGCAAGCCATTGAAGGAAATGGCCAACTTGGCGGCAGGTTCTCCTTTGTCGCGCCGGGCGAAGAGGCCGATATTCGCCTTGCCGTGATCGCCGAGAGCCCGCGCCCCGATGCGATATGGATCCTCGACGGCACCGGCGAAGTGCCGGTGGCGGACCGCTCGGAGCAGACGCCGGGGGAGGCGCCTGTGCTCAACTTCTCCAGCCTGCCCAGCGTTTCGACCGGCGACAAGAGCGCGGACGACCTTGCCAAGGTGCTCACCGAGCAATTTGCCCATATCGGCAAGGCGCTCAACGTGCTGCGCATCGGCGCGGCCAGTGGCGGCAACGGGCTGAGTGTGCCCGTCGAGCTGCATCGCGCCCGGTTCGACCTTGATGCCGGGGCCATCGTCGAAGGTAGCCGTGCCGCAATGGATGCAGGCAACGTGCCCCGGTTGATCCCCGGCGATACCATCGGTGTGTGGGCGCAGAACACCACCGACGAACCGCTGGACATCAACGTGCTTTATGTTGGTGCCGATTACTCCATCACGTTCATGGACAAGGCGCGGATGCAGCCTGGTGGAATCTACAATGAAGACCTTTCCTTAATATCGGATGAATATTTCGGCCGAGATCGTCTGGTGGTGATCCTCTCGCCCGTCGCGGAGCAGAGCGACGTAGAAGACCTGAGCTTTCTGCAGCAGGATCCGCTGGTGCGCACGCGGGCCATCGGCACCGGTGGCGAGGGCTTCAGGGGGCTGCTGGACGAGGCGGGTTTTGGCCAGAAAACAAGGGCCGCGCTGCCCCTCGGTGGCATGAAGAAAGGCCCCGAGCCGGTGATCCTGCAGTTCGAGATAGATACCGTGCCGGGAGAGGGCTGAGCGCTGGCGAACCGACTTCGCGAAGAGGCGGTTTCAAGCGGAGGGGTCGGGCCTGGTGGGAGGCTCGGCCCCTTCATCTGTCAGCCACTGCGTGAGCGGGTGATCCGCTTCAAGAAGAAAGTCGATCACGTTGAAATGATGGAGCTTTGCGGCTTCGCTCACCCGGACGCCGGGCCATGGCAGGGCCTTGGCCTGGGCAATGAACGAAGGCCGTTCGGCCGCCCCGATAAGGACATGCACAGGGGTTAACGGCGCCTGCTGATGCACCGGGCTTTCGGATTTTGCCTCCGAGTCAGTGAGTTGCAGGGTGTCGTTGAGGTGCGTGTCGCGCAGGGGAGCGAGGTCCGTGAGGGGAGAAATCGGCAGGCATCGGGTGATGCGGCTCCGCGCCTCGCCGATGTCGAGCGCCGGATCGAGCATACGCAGAGCGAGATGGCCGCCGGCGGAATGGCCGGTCAGGGAGATTTTTCCTTGTGTTTTCAGAGCAATGGCGGCAGTTGCGCGGGCGATGCTGCCGGTGATGTCGCTGATTTTCACCTCGGGGCAGAGCGGATAGGAGGGCATGGCGACAGCCCAGCCTCTTTCGGTTGCTCCACGCGCTAGATGCGACCAGTCCGACCGGGAAAACGCCCGCCAGAACCCACCGTGAATGAATATCACCGTGCCCTTGGGCTGGGCCGAGGCGGGGTAGAAGAGATCATATTTTTCAGATGGATGCGGACCGTAGCTCTGATTCAGACGGGCCCGCCCCAAGGCGGCTTCGATCGACCGATGCTCGCGGGCAGCCTCCGACCAGCGCTCGGGATAGGCGGCGGCGTCAGGGATGAACGGGGCGTTGTCGAAGGCGGTTGGATCGGTCATGCATTTTTGTCGGTATGGCGAGGGTGAAACGGCGTTAACCGTGATTTTCTTCATGTCACAAGTGGTACACAACCCGTGCACAACCTGTACATACGGCAAAAATTCAAAACGACGAAAGGTTAACGGCCCGTGCGCCGTGCCATCGCGCTAAACGCCGTAGGGAATCCAGACCGTCTTGATCTCGGTCGCGGCGGCCAGCATCTCGCGCCCCTCTGTGGCCGGGTCCGTCCAGTCGGGGAAGAGCGAGAGGGTGCGCTTGAGGTTGCCCGCCGCGGCCTTCTCGATGGGCGCGGTCAGATCGGGGCTGGAGAAGTTCCAGAGGCTGTCGACCTCCATGTGCTCGGACAGGGTCTTTGCCAGATCGGCATGGGGGCCGGTGACGATGTTGACCACGCCGGGGGGCACATCCGAAGTGTCGAGAATTTGATAGAAATCGGTCGCAATTAGGGGAAACGGCTCGGAGGGGCAGGCGACGATGCGGTTGCCCATGGCCACGGCGGGGCCGATGGCGCTGACCAGGCCGAGGAGCGGCTGGGCGGGGGAACAGAGCGCGCCGATGACGCCGCAGGGCTCGTTGAGGGCGAGCGCGGTGCCGCGCATCGGCACTGGCTTGGCAGCACCGTCGAGCTTGTCGGCCCAGGCGGCGTAGGCGAACAGGCGGGAGATGCTGGCCTCAACTTCGGATGCGCCGGATTTTCCGGTCAGGGCCTTGATACGGTTGGCAAATTCATCGGCGCGGGCAGAGAGATTCTCGGCCAGGTAGAAGAGGATCTGGGCGCGGAGATGGGCGGAGGATTTTGCCCATCCGGTTGCCTTGGCCGCAGCTTCGACGGCATTGCGGATGTCCTTGCGGGAGCCAGTGCCGACGTGGCCGAGGAGGTCGCCCTTGGGGCCGTGGATAGCGGTGGAATATCCGGAATCGGGCCGCGCTTGTTTACCGCCGATAAACATTTTGGCGGTACGGTCGAGGGGATCGGCGGGGCCGCCATCGCCCTCGAAGGGTGCGGGCGTCTTGCCGGGTTTCGCCGGTTTGGCGGGTCTGGAGTAGGCGAGCAGGCCTTCCCAACCGCCTTCGCGGCCAAAGCCGCTTTCGCGGACGCCGCCGAAACCTGCGGCGGCGTCGAACATGTTGGTGCCGTTCACCCAGACGACGCCGGCAGCCAGTTGAGGAGCAACATGGAGAGCCAGATTTATGTTTTCAGACCATAGGGTTGCGGCAAGCCCGTAGCGGGTGTTATTGGCCAGCGCGATGGCTTCTTCGGGCGTGCGGAAGGTGCAGGATACCAGCACGGGGCCGAAGATTTCTTCCTGCATCAGCCTTGCCGATGGGGCGAGGCCGGTGATGAGGGTTGGCGGATAAAAGCAGCCCTCGGGGAGTGTCGTGGCGGGCTGGTAGGTTTCGCCTTCGGTGTTGTTTGCGACCATATCGGTGATGGTCTTGAGCTGGGCCGGATCGACTATGGCGCCCACGTCGATGCACTTGTCGAGCGGATCACCGATGCGCAGGCCGTCCATCCGGGCCTTGAGCTTGGTGTGGAAGGTGTCGGCAATGCCCTCCTGCACCAGAAGGCGGGAGCCCGCGCAGCAGACCTGGCCCTGGTTGAACCAGATCGCATCGACGAGGCCTTCGACGGCGGAGTCGATGTCGGCGTCCTCGAAGACGATGTAGGGGCTTTTGCCGCCCAGTTCGAGCGTCAGCGGGATGGAGCGACCTGCGGTGGCCTCGCGGATGCGGCGGCCGACGGCGGTGGAGCCGGTGAAGGCGAGCTTGTCGACCTCGGCCCCCACGAGGGCCTCACCGGTGGCACCGTCGCCGGTGACGATGTTGAAGACGCCCGCAGGCAGGCCGGCCTCCTGAGTGATTTCCGCGAAAAGGAGCGCGGTAAGCGATGTGTATTCGGCGGGTTTGAGAACCACAGTGTTGCCCATCGCAAGCGCGGGGGCGACCTTCCAGGCCAGCATCAGGAGCGGGAAGTTCCACGGAATGATCTGGCCGGCGACGCCGAGGGGTGCGCGGTCTGGCAACTCCGTTGGGGCGAGCTGGGCCATGCCGGCGTGGTAGTAGAAGTGGCGCTGCGCGAGGGGGATGTCGATATCGCGGGATTCGCGGATCGGCTTGCCGTTGTCGAGCGTCTCGAGCACGGCGAAGAGGCGGGCGTGCTTTTGCAGGAGCCGGGCGAGGGCGTAGAGATACCTGGCGCGCTGATGGCCGGTCAGCGCGGCCCATTTAGGCTGGGCCTTGCGGGCGGCTTTGACGGCGGCGGTGACGTCCTTATCGGTGCCCTGAGAGATGGCCGCCAGGTGCGCGCCATTGGCGGGGTTCTTCGTGGGGAAGCCCTTGGCGGGCTTTGTAAAGGCGCCGTCGATGAAGTGGCCGAACTTGGCCTTGTGCTTCTCGAGCCAGGCCTGCGCCTCGGCGGCGGACTCGGGGGCGGGGCCATAGGCGAGGGAATCGAAGATTTCGGGGACGTTCATGGCGCGTTTCTCTCAGACGGTAGGGGCGCCGGAGCGCCTGTCTCTGTCGAATGTTTCGAGGTCGGGCGCGACTTTGCGCCATACCGTGTGGATCGGATACCGGGCCCCTCCGTCGAAGCGACCGTGGGCGAAATCACGGAGGCAGGTTGCGGCCTCGGGCGGGCGATCCTGTGGCTCGCGGGCGCTCATCCCATCGCGTGCCGAAAAGAGGCCGAATAGGCGCCGGTGACGTGGTGTTCGAGCTGGCGTTCGATGTCGCCCAGCAGGGAGGAGGCGCCGAAGCGGAAGAGGTCGGGCTGGACCCAGCGGGGGCCGAGTTCGTCCTTCAGGAGGGCGAGGTAGAGCAGGGCGTCCTTGGCCTTGGAGATGCCCCCCGCAGGCTTGTAGCCGACGCGGGTGCCGGTGGCCTCGAAGTAGTCGCGGATGGCGCGGATCATGACGAGGCTCACGGGCAGGGTGGCGTTGACGCTTTCTTTACCGGTTGATGTTTTGATGAAGTCAGCGCCGGCCATCATGCAGACAAGGCTGGCGCGGGCCACATTCTGCAGGGTTCCGAGTTCGCCCGTGGCGAGGATTGCCTTTACATGCGCCGGGCCGCAGGCGGCGCGGAAGGCTTTCATCTCGTCATAGAGCGCCTGCCAGTTGCCGGTCAGCACATGGCGGCGGGAGATCACGATGTCGATCTCGTCTGCCCCCGCCTTCACGCTCTCCTCGATCTCGGCGAGGCGGAGATGGAAAGGAGAAAGGCCGGCGGGAAAGCCGGTGGAAACGGCGGCCACGGGGATGCCTGTGCCACGCAGGGCCTCGACGGCGACGGGCACCATGTCGTGGTAGACGCAGATCGCGCCTGTGGTCAGGCCCTCCATGCCGAGCGCCTTGAGGATATCCGGATGCACCGGCTGACGGGCCTTGGCACAGAGGCGGCGGACTCGGCCGGCAGTGTCATCGCCTGCGAGGGTGGTGAGGTCGATCAGTGTGATGGCCTTGCAGAGCCACGCGGCCTGAAAGGCCTTTTTGACCGAGCGGCGACCCGGCAAGGAGGCGGCGCGGCGCTCGATTGCAGAGGTATTGGCCTGGGCGCGCATGACCCAGTCCATATCGAGCTCCATGCCCGCATTGCGGGCAAGCGCCACCTGCGGCAGCTGGGCCGTGGCGGCGGGTGCTTCGGTCTTGGTGGTCACGGGCGGGCCTCCTCAGCGGAAAGCGTGGCATGGGGCGATGGGCTTGGCAACGGCATGAATTTTACCGGATGGTCAAATATGAAGCAAGAGGGGCGCCAGAGAATGACATAGCTGCATGAGACAGCCCTTGAAGGGGCATGGCTTGCGTCATCCGGGGCAGGCGGGTAACCCGATGCCGGACCAAACCCGGAGCTCGCCCATGTCTTTTGACCGCGCCATCAAGATCGCCCCCTCCATTCTTGCCGCCGATTTCGCCGCCTTTGGCGCGGAGTGCGAGGCCGCGGAAGCGCAGGGCGCCGACTGGATCCACGTGGACGTGATGGATGGGCATTTCGTGCCGAACCTCACCTTCGGGCCCGCCATGTGCAAGGCTTTGCGCCCCCATATCAAGGGCGTGATGGACGTGCACCTGATGATCGCTCCGGTCGACCCCTATATCGATGCCTTCGCCGAGGCCGGTGCCGATGTGCTGACCGCTCATGTGGAGGCTGGCCCGCATATTCACCGCACGCTTCAGGCGATCCGCGGGGCCGGCATGCGCCCGGGCGTGGCGCTCAACCCCGGCACTCCGGCCGAGGCAGTGCGTGATGTGCTGGATCTCACCGACCTGATCTGCGTGATGACGGTGAACCCGGGCTTCGGCGGGCAAAAGTTCATCGATATGGGCGACAAGATTCGCGCCCTGCGTGACATGATTGGCGACCGGGAGATTCACATCGAGATCGACGGCGGGGTGGACCCGAAAACCGCGCCCCTCGTTGCGGCGGCCGGTGCCGATGTGCTGGTGGCCGGGTCGGCGGTGTTCAAGGGCGGTTCTGTTGCGAATCCAGAGCCTTACGGCGCGAATATTCGGGCGATCCGGGCCGCCGCAGAAAGCGCCTGAATCTCGGCAACGGTTTTTTAACGTCGATCTGTCAGACCTGCCGGTGACACTGAGCAGGAGACGATCATGGGTTTTGCAGGCTTCGGGCGCCCCCGCGCGGTCGGTATTGATCCGATGACGCAATTGGGCGCGGCGGTTCAGGCAACCTATGCGGTGATCTGGTTCACCCCCGAGGGCGTGATCCTGGATGCGAATGACAATTTTTGCACCGCGACGGGCTATGCACGCGACGAGGTTGTCGGGCAGCATCACAAGATGTTCGTACAGCGTGGTTTTGCTGCGAGCGAGGAATACAAGGCGTTCTGGGACCGGCTCGGCCGGGGCGAGAGCTTTACGGCCACCTTTCCGCGCATTGCAAATGGCGACCGCAATATCTGGATCGAGGCTGCTTACGTGCCGCTGCGCAACGCCGCCGGTGAGGTGGAAAAGGTTGTGAAGTTCGCGACCGATGTGACCGAGCGGGAGTTTGAGGCCATCAAGGCGAAGAGTCGGCTGACGGCCCTGGATAAATCGCAAGCGGTGATCGAGTTCGAACCTGACGGAACGATTGTTACGGCAAATCGGAATTTCCTTGCAGCGGTCGGTTACGAGCTGGAGGAGATCAGGGGCAAGCATCACAGCATTTTCCTGCGCGAAGATCTGCGCAAGACCCCGGAGTACAGCTGTTTCTGGAGCGATCTTGCGGCGGGAAAACCCAAGCTCGGGAAGTTCAGGCGCTTTGCCAAGGACGGACGCGAGATGTGGCTGGAGGCCACCTACAACCCCATCATCGACGGGCGGGGCAAGGTGGTGAAGGTGGTGAAATTCGCCGCCGATATCACCGACACGCGCACCCAGGCCATCGACTCCGCCGGCCAGCTCGACGCGCTCAGCCGAAGCCAGGCGGTGATCGAGTTCAGGCCCGATGGCACGATACTGACAGCAAACGAGAACTTTCTCGCAGCGACGGGCTACAGCGCCGAGGAGGTGACGGGCAAGCACCACCGCCTGTTCGTGGATCCGATAGAGGCTGCGACGCCCGGCTATGAAGCCTTTTGGGCCGCGCTGGCTGGCGGCACCTTCAAGGCGGGGCAGTTTCGGCGCATCACGAAGGGAGGGCGCGAGATCTGGATTGAGGCGAGTTACAACCCGATCCTCGATACCGATGGAAAGGTGGCGAAGGTGGTGAAATTCGCGACTGACATCACCGCGCAGAAAACGACGATACAGGCGTTTCAGGACGCGGTGTCGCGCTTGGCCAGCCACGATCTGACGGTTCAGATCACGGTCGAGGTGCCCGAAGAGTTCGGCCGGCTGAAGGAAGAGTTCAACCTGTCGGTACAGGCGCTGTCGGAGGTGATCTCGGGGATTTCGGGGCGCGCCGATGCGATCCTGACCGAAACGGGGCAGATCTCGGCCGCGGCCCGGGATCTGAGTGTGCGCACCGAAAAGCAGGCGGCCGCGCTTGAGGAAACCGCCGCCGCGCTCGACGAGATGACCTCTTCGGTGCGGGGCGCGGCGGGCAATGCCGAGGACGCGGCGCGCACCGCCAGTGCGGCAGAGGAAAGCACGGCGAGCGGGCTGGAGATGTCGCGCAAGGCGGTGGAAGCGATGAAGGAGATCGCGGCCAGTTCGGAGCAGGTTTCGAACATCACCAGCGTGATCGACGAAATCGCCTTTCAGACCAACCTTCTGGCATTGAACGCCGGCGTCGAGGCGGCGCGGGCGGGAGAGAGCGGCCGCGGCTTTGCCGTGGTGGCCTCGGAAGTGCGCCAACTCGCGCAGCGCTCGTCCGACAGCTCGCGTGAGATTGCCCAGCTCGTTGCCTCCACCTTCGAGCGCATCCAATCCGGCGTGACGCTGGTGGATGACAGCGGCTCTGCGCTGGAACAGATCGCAGGCTACGTGCAGGACATCCGGAGCAAGGTGGCAAGCCTTGCCACCTCTTCGCAGGAACAATCGGTTGGACTGGAAGAGATCAACAGCGCGGTGAACGAGCTTGACCGTGGCACCCAGCAGAACGCGGCCATGTTCGAAGAGACAAGTGCGGCAACACAGGCCTTGGAGCAGGAGGCTGAAACCCTGTCGGGCAGCACCCGGCAGTTCAGGTTCGGTGGCAATGAGGCGCCTGTTGCTCCGAAGGTGGCGCAGGCAGGGTGATGCAGCAGGTCGGTGTGATGGGGTGCCGGCGGATTGGGTGCGCGGCGGCGCTGACGGATGGTGGCCTTCGGGCGCCTCGACGCTGCCATCAATCTTGGGGCCTCCGCCGGACGGGACTTAACCGGGCAGTAAACAGGCGCGCGGTCGGCACATGGAAAGGCCCCGCTCGGAGGGCGGGGCCTTGGTTGTCTCGGCATGCAAGACGCGCGGTGAGGCGTGGCTTACTGCGGGATCTCGCCTTCGAGACCTTCAACGTAGAAGTTCATGCCCGCCAGAGTGCCATCGTCGGCGGTTTCTCCCTCTGCCAGCCAGTCGCTTCCGTCCTGCTTTTTCAGCGGTCCGGTGAAGGGCTGATACTCGCCCGACGCGATTGCGTCCTTGAGGGCGAGGGCTTCGGCCTTCACCTCGGCGGGGACCTTGTCGGTGATCTCGCCGATGCCGACCATGCCTGGACCGATGCCGTCCCAGGTGTTGGTCGATTCCCAGGTTCCGTCCATCACCGCCTTGGTGCGGGCGATGTAGTAGGGAGCCCAATTGTCGATGATCGAGGACACGCGGGGGCCATCGGCATATTCGGCCATGTCGGAGGCCTGGCCGAAGCCGATCACGTTGCCCGCCTCGGCGGCCGCCGCGAGGGGTGCGGTGGAGTCGGTGTGCTGAAGGATCACGTCGGCGCCCTGCTCGATAAGCACCTTGGCGGCATCCGCCTCTTTCGCCGGGTTGAACCACTCGTAGACCCAGACGATCTTGAACTGGACGTCGGGGTTGACCTTCCTGGCGTGAATGAAGGCGGAGTTGATGCCGCGCACCACCTCGGGGATCGGCACCGAGCCGATGTAGCCGATCACGTTGCTCTCGGTCATGCGCCCGGCAATCGTGCCCTGCACGGCGCGGCCCTCGTAGAAACGGGCGGAATAAACCGAGACGTTGGGCGCGGTCTTGTAGCCGGTGGCATGCTCGAACTTCACGTCGGGAAACTTGGCAGCCACGTTAATAGTGGGGTCCATGTAGCCGAAGGACGTGGTGAAGATCAGGTCGGCGCCGTCGAGCGCCATCTGGGTGATGACCCGCTCGGCATCCGGGCCTTCGGGGACGTTCTCGACATAGACGGTTTCGACCGCATCGCCGAACTCGGCCTCGACGGCCTTGCGGCCCTGATCGTGCTCGTAGGTCCAGCCGCCGTCGCCGACGGGGCCGACGTAGACAAAGCCGACCTTGGTCTTTTCGGAATGGCTTTCGGCCAGTGCCGGGCTGGCGGCGAGCGCCAGCGCGGCGACGGCGCCTTTGAGGAGGGTTCTTTTCTTCATCTGGATTTCTCCCTGTTGGTTGTTGGTGAAGCCCCGGATTTTCTATCCGGTGGCGTGGAAGGTTCTGCCGAGCGAGGCGGGTGCACCCAGTGCACCCCGGCCGCGGCCGGAAGACATGACCACCAGCACGACGATGGTGATGATATAGGGCGACATGGACAAGTACTCGACCGGCACCTTGAGGCCGGCGGCCTGAAGGTTGAGCTGAAGCACGGTAATGCCGCCGAAGAGATAGGCCCCAATCAGAACGCGCCAGGGCTTCCAAGAGGCGAAGACGACAAGGGCGAGCGCGATCCAGCCCGCGCCAGAGGTCATCCCCTCGGTCCATTGCGGCACGCGGACGAGCGACAGGTAGGCCCCGCCGAGCCCCGCGCAGGCCCCGCCGAAGGCGATGGCGGCGCAACGAATCGCGATAACCTTGTAGCCGAGGGCGTGGGCGGCCTCGTGGTTTTCGCCCACCGCGCGCAGGGTGAGGCCGGTGCGGGTGTATTTGAGGACGGCCCAGGTGCCGGCGACGATGGCAATGGCGACGTAGACCATGAGGTCATGGCTGAAGAGCACGGGGCCGAGCACCGGGATTTCGGACAGGAGGGGGATGTCGAGCTTGGGGGTGGAGGGCGGCTTGAGGCCGACGTAGCCCTGACCCATCAGCGACGAGAGGCCAAGCCCGAAAAGTGTGAGCGCGAGGCCGGAAGCGACCTGGTTGGCGAGCGCAAACTGGGTGAGTACGGCGAAGAGCATGGAGAGCAGCGCCCCCGCCGCCGCCGCGCCGAGGAAGCCGAGCGCGGGCGAGCCGGTTTCGACGGCCGCGGCAAAGCCTGCGATGGCGCCGGTGATCATCATGCCTTCGACGCCGAGGTTCAGCACGCCGGCCTTTTCCACCACCAGCTCGCCGATGCCCGCGAGCAGGATCGGGGTGGCGGCGACCATGAGCGAGGCCAGCAGGAGAAGCCAGTTGATCGAGGAAAGGTCCATCAGGTGAGCCCGTGCAGGGTGAGGTGGATCGCGCCCGCGGTGAGGCCCGCGGTGGCCAGCATCGGTGCCAGATGGCGCAGGCCGGGCTGGTGGTGCCGCGAAAGGGCGCGACGCAGTCGGGGCGAGAGGCGGGCGGCGAAGAAGGCGGCAAGGGTGACGGCTACAACATGGGCTGCGAGGAAAGCCGCCAGCCCGGCGCCGGAGCTTTGGCCGGTGAGCATGCCATGGAGCAGCATGAGCATCATCGCGCCCATGGCGCAGCCCATCGCGACGGGCAGGAGGGCGTGGCGGGTCATGCGGCAGCTCCCTGTTTGAGGCGGATGCGATAGTTCGTCAGCACGTCGACCGCCAGCAGGAAAAACAGCAGCATGCCTTGGAAGAGCTGGATTGCGGCGGCGGGCAATTGCAGCTGCGACTGGGCGATTTCGCCGCCGATGTAGGTGAGCGCCATCAGCAGCCCCGCGAGCAGGATGCCGACCGGGTGCAGCCGCCCGAGGAAGGCGACGATGATGGCTGTGAAGCCGTAGCCGACGTTGAAATCGGTGGTGATCTGGCCCGCCGGACCGGAGACTTCGAACAGCCCGGCGAGGCCCGCGAGGGCGCCCGAAATACCGAGGCAGAACAGCACCAGCCGGGTGGGGCTGACCCCGGAGAAGCGGGCGGCGCGGGGGGCCTGCCCTGCGAGGCGGATGTTGAAGCCGAGCATGTGACGGGTGAGCAGGACGTAGGCGAAGATCACTGCGATGAGGGCGAAGGCGACGCCCCAGTGCAGGCCTGCGTTCTGGTTGATCCAGGAGGTGGCCGAGGGGTACTGCGCAAGGTTGCGCGAGCCGGGAAACCCGAAGCCCTCGGGGTTCTTCATCAGCCCGACGGCCATGCCGCGAAGCAGGTTCTCGGCCACGTAGACGAGCATCAGGGACACCAGGATTTCGTTGGTGCCGAAGCGGGTCTTGAGGATGGCCGGGATCATCGCCCAAGCCCAGCCGCCCAGAGCGCCGGCGATGACCATGAGCGGAAAGATGATAAAGGACTCAGTGGGATAGAAGGCGAGGCCGACCCCGGCGCCACAGAGCGCGCCGATGATGTATTGCCCCTCTGCACCGATGTTCCAGATGCCGGCGCGGAAGCCGAGCGAAAGGCCGATGGCGATGAGCACCAGCGGCGCGGCTTTGACCAGCAGTTGCGGGCGGTAGAAGAAGGCGTGCTGGCCGAAGAGCGGGTCGTAGAAGATGGTGCGGATCGCCTCGAGCGGGGGCTTGCCGAGGGCGGCGAAGAGCAGGCCGCCGAAGACCATGGTGAGCAACACGGCGAGCAGCGGGGTGGAATAACTCCAGGCTTTGGAGGGGTTGGGGCGCTTTTCGAGGCGGATCATGCCGGGGCCTCCGCGGCTTCGTGGGCCACTTCCATGTCATGCGCGCCGCCCATCATCAGGCCGATGCGCTCCATGGTGAGGCCCTCGACCGGCACCGGGGCCGAGAGGCGGCCGCCGTTCAGCGCGGCG of Oceanicola sp. 502str15 contains these proteins:
- a CDS encoding ABC transporter permease; its protein translation is MIRLEKRPNPSKAWSYSTPLLAVLLTMVFGGLLFAALGKPPLEAIRTIFYDPLFGQHAFFYRPQLLVKAAPLVLIAIGLSLGFRAGIWNIGAEGQYIIGALCGAGVGLAFYPTESFIIFPLMVIAGALGGWAWAMIPAILKTRFGTNEILVSLMLVYVAENLLRGMAVGLMKNPEGFGFPGSRNLAQYPSATSWINQNAGLHWGVAFALIAVIFAYVLLTRHMLGFNIRLAGQAPRAARFSGVSPTRLVLFCLGISGALAGLAGLFEVSGPAGQITTDFNVGYGFTAIIVAFLGRLHPVGILLAGLLMALTYIGGEIAQSQLQLPAAAIQLFQGMLLFFLLAVDVLTNYRIRLKQGAAA